The proteins below come from a single Drosophila kikkawai strain 14028-0561.14 chromosome 3R, DkikHiC1v2, whole genome shotgun sequence genomic window:
- the LOC108084933 gene encoding leucine-rich melanocyte differentiation-associated protein: MEYPRVMQTPGDSDSQLILVLQNLRTLPEELVKSHADHVVQLDLSYNSLKDLSWLAEFEQLRHLVLDSNRMHEAHLRTLTRPMPQVEVLMLNKNEFSDLPTTMRLIRRFFPNLEYLSLHGNPICPDGLELQPFSSYLRYDYEYYSNYIAQSLSKLKFLDHGLVQRTYQYESFPLKSYAGRQLVKTTSF, translated from the exons ATGGAATATCCCAGAGTAATGCAAACGCCAGGTGACAGTGATAGTCAG cttatttTGGTGCTGCAAAATCTACGAACGCTGCCTGAAGAGCTAGTCAAAAGCCATGCTGACCATGTGGTGCAGCTGGACCTGAGTTACAATAGCCTGAAGGATCTGTCCTGGCTGGCGGAATTCGAGCAGCTGCGTCATTTAGTCCTTGACAGCAATCGTATGCATGAGGCTCATTTGAGGACCCTGACAAGGCCCATGCCCCAAGTGGAGGTCCTGATGTTGAACAAGAATGAg TTCAGTGACCTGCCCACCACCATGCGACTGATCCGGAGGTTCTTTCCCAATTTGGAGTATCTGAGCCTCCACGGCAACCCGATCTGTCCCGATGGCCTGGAGCTGCAGCCCTTCTCCAGTTACCTGCGCTACGACTACGAGTATTACAG TAATTACATTGCACAGTCGCTGAGCAAACTGAAGTTTCTGGATCACGGGCTGGTTCAACGCACCTATCAATACGAGAGTTTTCCTCTCAAGAGCTATGCTGGCAGGCAACTTGTTAAAACAACGAGTTTTTAA
- the LOC108085012 gene encoding aldehyde dehydrogenase X, mitochondrial isoform X2: MADPNAKPKYTKLFINNEFVDSVSGKTFATFNPATGKEIIKVSEGDKADVDLAVIAAKKAFHRNSEWRQLSPLQRTALMNKLCGLMTRDKDLLASLETQDNGKPYAEALFDVTYSMLTLQYYAGWTDKFFGDTIPAGGFTSMTRKEPVGVVGQIIPWNYPLLMLAWKWGPALATGCTIIMKPAEQTPLTALHMAALAKEAGFPAGVINVINGFGPTAGAAISEHPDIAKVAFTGSVDIGRIVMEAAAKSNLKRVSLELGGKSPVVAFDDADIDFAVDTTHEALFSNHGQSCCAGSRTYVHEKIYDQFVAKAAAKAKERKVGNPFEANVQQGPQIDQEMLTKVLGYIESGQKEGAKLQAGGKRIGNVGFFVEPTVFSDVKDDMRIAQEEIFGPVQSIFKFSSLEEMIDRANNVQYGLAAGVITNDINKALKFANSVDAGSVWINCYDAVLPSTPFGGYKHSGIGRELGKDGLDNYLETKTITMKLL; this comes from the exons ATGGCCGATCCCAACGCCAAGCCCAAGTACACTAAA CTCTTCATCAACAATGAGTTCGTTGATTCGGTTTCGGGCAAGACCTTTGCCACCTTCAATCCGGCCACTGGTAAGGAGATTATTAAGGTCTCCGAGGGAGATAAG GCCGATGTGGATCTGGCTGTGATTGCGGCCAAGAAGGCCTTCCATCGCAACTCGGAGTGGCGCCAGCTGAGTCCTCTCCAACGCACTGCCCTGATGAACAA ACTCTGCGGCCTGATGACTCGGGACAAGGACTTGCTGGCCAGCCTGGAGACCCAGGACAATGGCAAACCCTACGCCGAAGCCCTGTTCGATGTCACCTACTCCATGCTGACGCTGCAGTACTATGCCGGCTGGACCGACAAGTTCTTTGGCGACACCATTCCTGCTGGTGGCTTCACTTCAATGACCCGCAAGGAACCTGTGGGAGTGGTGGGCCAGATTATTCCCTGGAACTATCCCCTGCTCATGCTGGCCTGGAAGTGGGGACCCGCTTTAGCCACTGGCTGCACCATCATCATGAAGCCGGCAGAGCAGACACCACTCACGGCTCTCCATATGGCAGCTTTGGCCAAGGAGGCGGGATTCCCTGCGGGTGTGATCAATGTGATCAATGGCTTCGGACCCACTGCAGGAGCTGCCATCAGTGAGCATCCCGACATCGCCAAGGTGGCCTTCACTGGATCCGTGGATATCGGCAGAATCGTCATGGAGGCGGCAGCCAAGTCTAACCTGAAGAGGGTGTCCTTGGAGCTGGGCGGCAAGAGTCCTGTGGTGGCCTTTGATGATGCGGATA TTGACTTTGCTGTGGACACCACCCACGAGGCTCTGTTCTCGAACCACGGCCAGAGCTGCTGTGCCGGTAGCCGCACCTATGTCCACGAGAAGATCTACGATCAGTTCGTGGCCAAGGCCGCCGCCAAAGCCAAGGAGCGCAAGGTGGGCAATCCCTTTGAGGCCAATGTTCAGCAGGGTCCCCAGATTGACCAGGAGATGCTCACCAAGGTTTTGGGCTACATCGAGAGTGGCCAGaaggagggagccaagctgcAGGCCGGCGGCAAGAGGATTGGCAACGTAGGCTTTTTCGTGGAACCCACTGTCTTCTCGGATGTCAAGGACGATATGCGTATTGCCCAGGAGGAG ATCTTTGGCCCAGTTCAGTCCATCTTCAAGTTTAGCTCTCTTGAGGAGATGATCGATCGGGCCAACAATGTGCAATATGGCCTGGCCGCCGGCGTGATAACCAACGACATCAACAAAGCCTTGAAGTTCGCCAACAGCGTTGATGCTGGCTCCGTGTGGATAAACTGCTACGACGCCGTGCTGCCCTCCACGCCCTTCGGTGGCTACAAGCACTCCGGCATTGGCCGCGAACTGGGCAAGGATGGCCTGGACAATTATCTGGAGACCAAGACCATCACCATGAAGCTGCTTTAA
- the LOC108085012 gene encoding aldehyde dehydrogenase X, mitochondrial isoform X1 produces the protein MQRLHKLLLEVGVGRWLLMRCDHSFGNCKPDYSQLFINNEFVDSVSGKTFATFNPATGKEIIKVSEGDKADVDLAVIAAKKAFHRNSEWRQLSPLQRTALMNKLCGLMTRDKDLLASLETQDNGKPYAEALFDVTYSMLTLQYYAGWTDKFFGDTIPAGGFTSMTRKEPVGVVGQIIPWNYPLLMLAWKWGPALATGCTIIMKPAEQTPLTALHMAALAKEAGFPAGVINVINGFGPTAGAAISEHPDIAKVAFTGSVDIGRIVMEAAAKSNLKRVSLELGGKSPVVAFDDADIDFAVDTTHEALFSNHGQSCCAGSRTYVHEKIYDQFVAKAAAKAKERKVGNPFEANVQQGPQIDQEMLTKVLGYIESGQKEGAKLQAGGKRIGNVGFFVEPTVFSDVKDDMRIAQEEIFGPVQSIFKFSSLEEMIDRANNVQYGLAAGVITNDINKALKFANSVDAGSVWINCYDAVLPSTPFGGYKHSGIGRELGKDGLDNYLETKTITMKLL, from the exons ATGCAAAGATTACACAAATTACTGCTGGAAGTTGGCGTGGGCAGATGGCTCTTGATGAGATGTGATCATAGCTTTGGGAATTGTAAACCTGATTACAGTCAG CTCTTCATCAACAATGAGTTCGTTGATTCGGTTTCGGGCAAGACCTTTGCCACCTTCAATCCGGCCACTGGTAAGGAGATTATTAAGGTCTCCGAGGGAGATAAG GCCGATGTGGATCTGGCTGTGATTGCGGCCAAGAAGGCCTTCCATCGCAACTCGGAGTGGCGCCAGCTGAGTCCTCTCCAACGCACTGCCCTGATGAACAA ACTCTGCGGCCTGATGACTCGGGACAAGGACTTGCTGGCCAGCCTGGAGACCCAGGACAATGGCAAACCCTACGCCGAAGCCCTGTTCGATGTCACCTACTCCATGCTGACGCTGCAGTACTATGCCGGCTGGACCGACAAGTTCTTTGGCGACACCATTCCTGCTGGTGGCTTCACTTCAATGACCCGCAAGGAACCTGTGGGAGTGGTGGGCCAGATTATTCCCTGGAACTATCCCCTGCTCATGCTGGCCTGGAAGTGGGGACCCGCTTTAGCCACTGGCTGCACCATCATCATGAAGCCGGCAGAGCAGACACCACTCACGGCTCTCCATATGGCAGCTTTGGCCAAGGAGGCGGGATTCCCTGCGGGTGTGATCAATGTGATCAATGGCTTCGGACCCACTGCAGGAGCTGCCATCAGTGAGCATCCCGACATCGCCAAGGTGGCCTTCACTGGATCCGTGGATATCGGCAGAATCGTCATGGAGGCGGCAGCCAAGTCTAACCTGAAGAGGGTGTCCTTGGAGCTGGGCGGCAAGAGTCCTGTGGTGGCCTTTGATGATGCGGATA TTGACTTTGCTGTGGACACCACCCACGAGGCTCTGTTCTCGAACCACGGCCAGAGCTGCTGTGCCGGTAGCCGCACCTATGTCCACGAGAAGATCTACGATCAGTTCGTGGCCAAGGCCGCCGCCAAAGCCAAGGAGCGCAAGGTGGGCAATCCCTTTGAGGCCAATGTTCAGCAGGGTCCCCAGATTGACCAGGAGATGCTCACCAAGGTTTTGGGCTACATCGAGAGTGGCCAGaaggagggagccaagctgcAGGCCGGCGGCAAGAGGATTGGCAACGTAGGCTTTTTCGTGGAACCCACTGTCTTCTCGGATGTCAAGGACGATATGCGTATTGCCCAGGAGGAG ATCTTTGGCCCAGTTCAGTCCATCTTCAAGTTTAGCTCTCTTGAGGAGATGATCGATCGGGCCAACAATGTGCAATATGGCCTGGCCGCCGGCGTGATAACCAACGACATCAACAAAGCCTTGAAGTTCGCCAACAGCGTTGATGCTGGCTCCGTGTGGATAAACTGCTACGACGCCGTGCTGCCCTCCACGCCCTTCGGTGGCTACAAGCACTCCGGCATTGGCCGCGAACTGGGCAAGGATGGCCTGGACAATTATCTGGAGACCAAGACCATCACCATGAAGCTGCTTTAA